The genome window CTGGTTTCGACAGCAGCTATAGCCCTTGAACCTGTCCACCATCCTAATCCTCCCAGACACCCACCTGCAACGATCCTGGTCGGCGCTTTTTCTATCATTTCACATTCTTTTATTACCTGTTCGGTTAACCTGCTGTCTCCCACGAGTATTTTAGTGGCGTTATTTTCATAACGCACCGGCGCGTTATTAAACCTCGACGTCTCCTTTTGGCATCTAACCATATGTGCAAACAATCTTAAATCATCTCTTTGAAAATTTCCGTCCTCGTCCATTCCTGCCACCATCGCCGATCGAATGTCCGCGACCTCTCCAACCGTAACAAGATTATCTCTTATCGCCTCGTTGTAGACATCAATCGCGTTTGTGCCTCCATCAAACACCGCATTAATCGCATCCCGTGCTATACTCATAATTTTTCTCCTCCTCTTGATTACCCTTGATCGAACATATTTAGTTCATAACTTCAAGTCTTTTGGGGTCCCAACATTTTGAAAGCCCTTGACAACTGCTAATTTGCCTATTAAAAAGGGCGCTTTCCCTGGCTAAAAAGCAGCCCATCTCCTTTTATGCATGAACTGACGATTATACGGAAGGTCGTGGTTGCGGCCGACAGGGCTGCGGAGGCAAATAATATTGCTCACGTCAAGGTGTTGCGTCTGCGCATGGGTCAAATGGCCGCCGTCTATCCGGACCAGATCTCTTTCGGTTTTCTGACCTATGCCAAAGGAACGCGGCTTGAAAAAGCCAAGCTTGAAATTGAAAAGGTAAAGGTCCTGCTTGAATGCTACCAATGCCTCACGCTTTTCGGTGATGAAAGGTTCGAAGACCACGGATTTGCACATGCGATAGCCCATGCTCCCCTTACCTATCTACCGCCAAAATGCCCCAAATGCTCATCTGAGCGTATCGGGATCAAAAATGGACGGGAGATGGAACTTGTAGATCTTGCCGGCGAATAAAGACCGGCGTCCCCCACTGCCGGAGCTAAAAGAAGAGATCGCGTTTTCCACTTTTTATCTCTTCCAGCTTCTTTAGAGTCTCGGCCTTAAGTTTGGGGCTGATTATTCGAGAGATGAACTTTGCCATGATTTTTCCGCCCCTATCTTTTGACCTTTCGTCTCCAAAATCTTCCAGATACTCGGCGAACGTAAGAATGGCGTTCGGTCTGCAGAATTCATGGATATCTCCAGACTTTGCAAGGTCCATAAAAGTCTTGCCGGTTCTGCCTATGCGATAACACGCGGTGCAAAAACTGGGGAGCAGACCGTCGTCAATGACCGACCTGACAACTTCGTCAACGGGACGATCGTCTTGTATCTCGAATTGCTCTTTTCTTTCCGACCTCTTCCCCGCATATCCGCCGGGCGTACAGACCGATGCCGCACTCGCCTGAGAAATGCCCATCTGAAACGCACGTCTGCGCAAATCTGGCGGCTCACGGGTTGAAAGTATCAGTCCGGCATAAGGCACGGCAATTCTCAAAATAGTGATCAGTTTTAGGAATTCTTCATCACCAACAGGATATTCCGGCCTGTAGTTTATACCTTCGCCGCCGCAAAAACGCGGCACAGAAATAGTGTGAGGGCCGACACCCAAATGACTCTCCATATATTCGGCATGGGCAACGAGCGCCATAGTTTCGAAGCGCCAGTCATAGAGACCGAAAAGCGCGCCGATGCCGAGATCATCGAGTCCGGCTTCACGCGCCCGGTCATGGGCGGTTATCTGGCGGTCGTAATCACCCTTGAGGCCTTTGTGGAGTTTTTCATATGTGTCTCGATGATATGTCTCCTGAAATAGCTGATATGTGCCGATGCCCTCTTTCTCCAAGCGTCTGTAATTTTCAACGGAGGTCGATGCAATATTTACGTTCACCCTTCTTATCGAATTGCCGCCTTTACCTTTTACGCCGTAGATAGTCTTGATGGCGCTACAAACATAATCGATACTATTTTTATCGGGGTCCTCGCCAAACTCGATAAGAACGCGCTTGTGCCCCATATTGATGAGACACTCGGCCTCTTTTGCTATCTCATCGAGTGAAAGCATGCGGCGTTTGAACGCTTCGTTCGTGAGATGAAATCCGCAATAGGCACATTCGTTTACGCAATAATCGGAGATGTAAAGAGGGGCAAAAAGGACCAGACGTTCGCCGTATATCTCTTCTTTTATTTTGGATGCCGCGTGAAACATCTTATTGATCTCGTCCGGTTCGTTGGCGTTGACAAGAACCGCTACATCTTCCAGAGAAAGGCCCTTTTTGTCGGTACCCTTAAGAATCACGCGGTTCACATCATCCCTTGAAGGACGCGAACGCCTTTTTAAAAGGTTGACTATCTGATCTTGATCAACGGCCTTTAAATTCATGCGGAATGTCTATAATAAACTCCCCACCCGTTCAAGCGAATAAAAACTTAAGCATTAACGCTGAGATCTGTTGGGGCGCGGCCGATGGAACGCAGGAGCTCTATCACCTTGTTGACATGTTCTTGTGTGTCAAGGTCGGTCCCAAAACGGTTGGGATAGATATCGTAAAGACGTCGGTACTTCATGGGCGTGACATTTATCATTAAAGAATTGGCACCCGCCATAAGTCCCTGTTTGGCACCGTCAAGACCCCACAACGTTTCAAGCGCGGTTGTGACCAGTATCTTTGCCTCAGGGTTCATAACGCGGGCGTTGGCAATGATGTCGAGCGTCTTTTTAAGGGACGGAGCCTTTTCGCTAGCGAGCGGAGTTTGCGGATGCGGAACAAAAGGACCGAACGAGAACATCTCGGCCCCTAGCTTAGAGGTCATCTTTATATCCTGCATGATATCCTCGTGCTTTTGATCTGGAAGACCGATGAGAAAACCGGTAACGATGAGATAACCCATTTCGCGCAGGTCGTTGATAAGTTTCAGGCGCGCTGATAGTCCATCATCTCCGTCCGTCATCCCCACGGAAGTGGGGACCTCGTTCATGCATTCTAGATTCCCGTTTTCACGGGAATGACGGAGGTCTGGTTTTATCTTCGCATATATATCCGGATTCGAGGTTTCAAAGCGCAGAAGCGCCCCCCTTGCCCCTTCGTCGTACATCCTTTTATACGTATCGGCGCTACGCTCTCCGACCGAGACAAAGATAAGCACCGGATGCCGCGCGCGAATATCGCGAACTATCTGCGCGAGCTTGTCATCGGTGTAAAATGGGTCTTCGCCGGATTGAAGGACCAGCGCCTGAAAACCTAACGCCACCGCTTCATCCACCGCGTTTAGAATTTCGGGAATGTCCATCCGGTAGCGCGTCAGCTCTTTATTGCTCTTTCTGATGCCACAATAGTGACAATCTTCGGCGCAGTAGTTAGAGAACTCAATTATTCCGTGCACACAGCAGGAGTTGTCCTGATGCTTCTGTCTGATGGCGTTCGCACGATCGTAGAGCGTCTTGGGGTCGTTCGCAAGTTTCTTGTCCTGCTCTTTCAGTTTAAAGAAGATATCTTCCCAAATCTTTAAGGTCTCCTTGGCCTCTTCATCCGATATCTTACGGATAACAAAACCACCCTGCGCATATACGTTCTCGCCTATGACAAGGTCCTCAACCAGATCGACATAGGCCTTTCTCTTCTCGCCGAAATAGTCGACCGTTGCGACCCTGCCTTCTATCGCCGCAATTTTGCCTGGTATCGCGTAGCACATATTCCAATAGTCTTCGAGCAAAGCCGAGAAGACTGATTTTATCTTCTCGACAAGCTCGAAGAATAAAAAATTGCAATGGGCACTCTAGATATGCTAGGCAGGCTTTCCAATGCAAGCCATAAAAAAAACGGCCCTCATACTACTCTTCCTCGTAGTTCCTTCTTTGGCGTCCGCCCTCACATTCCCCAAACCCGTTGGGTTTGTAAATGATTTCGCCAATATAATAGACCCCCAGACAAGGGTCCGGTTAGATAGCATGCTCACACAATTCCAAAAGGCTACTGCGAATGAAATCGTGGTGGCAACCGTTCAGACGCTGGATAACGAGCCGATAGAAAATTACGCGGTCGCCATGTTCAAAGACTGGGGTGTCGGTCCGGCCAGGGAAGATAACGGGATACTCATCCTTGTCGCACCGAATGACAGGCAGATACGCATTGAGGTCGGCTACGGACTCGAACCTTATATAAATGACGCTCTCGCCGGAAGGATCGTTCGCGACACAATGATCCCCCACTTCCGCGACGGAAACTTTTCATTGGGAATATTAAACGGAGCGGTTGAGGTGGTTTCGACCGTTGCAAAGAAGACCGAGGTCGAATTCGACGCCTTGGCGGCTGGAAATATATCTCCTGCAACCCCAATATACTCACTACAGGAAGGGCCCGAAAAAAAGGAATCGCTGGCGGGCAAGATATTCAAGGTAATATTCATAGTATTTATCGTCCTCCTTTTCATCAAAAACCCGTGGGCGGCGCTATTTATACTTTCGAGCTTCGGAGGCGGACGCGGCGGTTCTTTCAGGGGCGGTTTTGGCGGCGGTTTTTCCGGATTCGGCGGCGGAATGTCCGGAGGCGGAGGAGCGAGTGGCAGATGGTAAGGAGGTAGTCATTCTGAACGAGAGCGAAGAATCCCGAGCGTACACTCTGGAACCTTCGCCTATGGCTAAGGATGACATACATTATGAGGTATAATTATGAACGTAACGGAATTCACCAAAGATCTTAAAAAGGCCTATGCCGAGAACCTAGATGCGGTCGTTCTCTACGGCTCGGCCGCGGACGGAGAGTTTCACTCCGGCCGTTCGGACATTAACACCATAATCGTTCTTAAGAACATTGCGCCGGTAGAAATAGCCCGATCCAACAAGACGCTCAAAAAATGGGTCAAGAACGGCAATCCTCTCCCGATCTTCTTCACCAAGGAGATAATAGATGGCGCCGCCGACGTATTCCCCATCGAATTCAGCGATATTACCGCAAGAAACAAGGTCCTTTATGGCAACGATGTCTTCGCCGGCATAAAGATAGACGGACGGAACCTTCGCCACCAGTGCGAACATGAGCTCAGGAGCAAGATACTTGCCTTCAGGCAGAGGATGGCGCTCCTCTCCGACAGACCTAAAGAGCTTATAGAACTGATGCTCGAATCGTCGTCATCGTTCTTTGCTATATTCAGCGGTGTGCTCAGGCTTTCCGGAGTAGAGCCGGCACCTTCCAAAAAAGAGATTGTGGAACAGCTTACAAAATTAGTTGACACCGATATTACGATAATGCTCGAGATAATCGATGTAAGAGAGAAAAATCGCATCTGGCGAAAAGAAGAGGCAATGGAAAAGATCGAGCAATGCTTGACTTCGATAGAAGCTGTGATTAGGTATGTAGATAAATTGTAAGCGAGCGTCGGATTTACTCCGCGCGAACGAGAGGGGCTTGGGGGAAAACGGCGAGGGTTGCCGAGCCGGTCGTTCCCCCCATCAGAAAGTGAGCGAGCATCTGGCTTTGCCAGTGCGAGTGAAAGGGGCTTGGGGGGAAACGGCGAGGGTTGCCGAGCCGGTCGTTCCCCCCATCAAAATAAAGGGCTTAAATCATGAAAAAACTGGTCATCGGTCTTGTGGTACTTGTAGTGCTTGCCGGCATCGGCTTCAGAATTGTCCAATGGGGCATCAGCAAATATAACACGTTGGTCGCCGAAGGACAGAACGTCGACAAATCGTGGGGACAGGTAGAGAACGTCTTACAGAGAAGGAACGACCTTATCCCCAACCTTGTGAACGTGGTCCAGGCATATGCCGTCCACGAGCAGGAAGTCTTCATAAAGGTCGCCGAAGCAAGAAGCATGTGGGCAAAAGCGGTTCAGGGCGGAAACGTCGGCGACAAGATGAAGGCCGACTCCGCAGTATCCGGATCCCTTTTTAACCTCATGGCGATGATAGAACGTTATCCCGACGTCAAGGCCAACCAGAACTTCCTGGCCCTTCAGGATGAACTGGCCGGAACGGAAAATAGAATAGCGGTAGAGAGAAACCGATATAACGAGGCGGTCCAGACGTACAACACCTACGCCAAGATGTTCCCGAACAATATGATAGTTGGCATCTTTAAGTTCCCGAAGGATCGCGAATACTTTAAGGCGGAAGAAGGCGCGACAAAGGCCCCAGAAGTTAAGATAGGATACCCAGGAGTTCAGGTCCCCGGAACGCCTCCTACAGGCTCAACTCCTCCTATCCATGCGGCACCAACGGTACCTCAGGCAATTCCGGCCCCGCAGATAACTCCTCCGCCAACCGCCACACCGACCCCACAGGCACCTGCTGCGCCGGCCATGACACCAACTCCCGCGGCGCCACCTACACCTGTGGCAACTCCGACACCGCCCGCTCCGGCCCCGGTAACAACGCCAACTCCTCCAGCACCTGCGCCATCAGCGGCTCCCGCGGCTCCGGTCACTCCCATAATGGCGCCGCCCGCAGTTCAGTAAAAATAAGTTTCGGTTGATTTTATCAGTCAACTTTAATACCCAACCTAACAATAGGGGGTTTTATGTTTCCTGCCACGGTCGGTATCATTCTTGGAATCGGTCTTTTGTGCTTCATCTTTACAGCCTACAACAGGTGGACGACCTTAAAGATAGCCGCTCCGATAAAGGACATAAACAGGCTGGGCACCAGACTTTGGAGGGTCTTTCTTTACGCAATAGGCCAAAAAAAGTTCTTCAAGCACGGACGCGTAAGCGGCCTTATGCACGCCTTCATATTCTGGGGCTTTTGTGCGGTAACCCCTGGAACCACGATAATCTTCGCAAAGGGCTTTGATGCGGGATTTGCCGGCTCGTTCCTCTCCTCACCTGCCGGTCATGCATATACAATGTTCAAGATTTTTTTTGAAGTTCTTGTCATAATAGGATGCTTGGCCCTTCTTTTTAGAAGGATATTTTTAAAGACCAAGAGACTTACCCTTTCGCTCGAGGCCAACATAATACTCGTAACGATCCTCTTGCTCATGGTCACGGACTTCGCGATCGAGGCAGATGTGTGGTACAATTTCTCCTACTTCACCCACATAATACTCGTACTCGGGTTCCTTAACTGGCTACCGTATGGCAAGCATTTCCACATCATTACCTCCATTCCCAACGTCTTCCTGCAAAAAATGGAACCGGCCGGGGCCCTTTCTTCCATCAACCTAGAGGATGAGAAGATAACCACCTTCGGCGTTAACAAGATAACCGAGTTCAACCGGAAGCAGTTCCTTGACCTTTACAGCTGTACCGAATGCGGAAGGTGTCAGGAGCAGTGCCCGGCGTTCGCCACTGAAAAACCGCTCTCGCCAAAGGAGCTTTCGGTAGCGCTACGCGACCATCTCTATGAAGAGACTCCTTCGTTCAAGTTCTCATGGACGATACCTGCGGACGGAAAGGCCTCGGCACAAAAACTTGAGCTACCTCCCCTTGTTGATAACGTGGTGAAGGCGGATACCATTTGGAGCTGTACAACGTGCAAGGCGTGTGAAGAGGCGTGCCCCGTCTTCATTGAATATGTCGATAAGATAACAGACATGCGCAGGCATCAGGTGCTCATGCAGGGAGCCATCTCTCCCGAAGCGCAAACAGCGCTCCAGAACATCGAAAAGAACTATAACCCTTGGGGGATAGGGTATTCTACGCGCGGAGACTGGGCAAAAGAGATGAACGTTAAGACCCTAGCCGAAGATCCAAAGGTAGAATATCTCTACTTTGTGGGATGCGCCGGCTCATTTGATGAACGCGCCAAGAAAGTGACCAGGGCCTTCGTAAAACTCCTGCAAAAAGCGGGCGTTTCCTTCGGCATCTTAGGCGCTGAAGAAAAATGTAACGGCGACTCCGCACGAAGACTAGGCAACGAATATCTTTTCCAAACGCTCGTCAAAGAGAACATGGCCACCTTTGGAAAATACGGGGTGAAGAAGATAATAACGACCTGTCCTCACTGTTATAACACATTGAAGAACGAATATTCGCAGTTCGGGGGGAATTACGAAGTGCATCATCATACGGAATTCTTATTGAATCTGATCGAAAACAACAAATTATCTCTCTGCAATAGCACGATAGAAAGACCGCACGATCGCACGATAACCTATCACGACTCCTGCTACCTCGGCCGCTATAACAATATCTACAACGCCCCGCGCGAGATACTGAAGGC of Deltaproteobacteria bacterium CG11_big_fil_rev_8_21_14_0_20_49_13 contains these proteins:
- a CDS encoding Fe-S oxidoreductase, which codes for MFPATVGIILGIGLLCFIFTAYNRWTTLKIAAPIKDINRLGTRLWRVFLYAIGQKKFFKHGRVSGLMHAFIFWGFCAVTPGTTIIFAKGFDAGFAGSFLSSPAGHAYTMFKIFFEVLVIIGCLALLFRRIFLKTKRLTLSLEANIILVTILLLMVTDFAIEADVWYNFSYFTHIILVLGFLNWLPYGKHFHIITSIPNVFLQKMEPAGALSSINLEDEKITTFGVNKITEFNRKQFLDLYSCTECGRCQEQCPAFATEKPLSPKELSVALRDHLYEETPSFKFSWTIPADGKASAQKLELPPLVDNVVKADTIWSCTTCKACEEACPVFIEYVDKITDMRRHQVLMQGAISPEAQTALQNIEKNYNPWGIGYSTRGDWAKEMNVKTLAEDPKVEYLYFVGCAGSFDERAKKVTRAFVKLLQKAGVSFGILGAEEKCNGDSARRLGNEYLFQTLVKENMATFGKYGVKKIITTCPHCYNTLKNEYSQFGGNYEVHHHTEFLLNLIENNKLSLCNSTIERPHDRTITYHDSCYLGRYNNIYNAPREILKAAGYEVVEPKETKDRGRCCGAGGGRMWMEENLGTRINHKRLEDLQKTGSEKIASACPFCLTMISDAAREKKAEKIQTLDIAEILAES
- the hypC gene encoding HypC/HybG/HupF family hydrogenase formation chaperone, which encodes MCYAIPGKIAAIEGRVATVDYFGEKRKAYVDLVEDLVIGENVYAQGGFVIRKISDEEAKETLKIWEDIFFKLKEQDKKLANDPKTLYDRANAIRQKHQDNSCCVHGIIEFSNYCAEDCHYCGIRKSNKELTRYRMDIPEILNAVDEAVALGFQALVLQSGEDPFYTDDKLAQIVRDIRARHPVLIFVSVGERSADTYKRMYDEGARGALLRFETSNPDIYAKIKPDLRHSRENGNLECMNEVPTSVGMTDGDDGLSARLKLINDLREMGYLIVTGFLIGLPDQKHEDIMQDIKMTSKLGAEMFSFGPFVPHPQTPLASEKAPSLKKTLDIIANARVMNPEAKILVTTALETLWGLDGAKQGLMAGANSLMINVTPMKYRRLYDIYPNRFGTDLDTQEHVNKVIELLRSIGRAPTDLSVNA
- a CDS encoding [FeFe] hydrogenase H-cluster radical SAM maturase HydG, coding for MNLKAVDQDQIVNLLKRRSRPSRDDVNRVILKGTDKKGLSLEDVAVLVNANEPDEINKMFHAASKIKEEIYGERLVLFAPLYISDYCVNECAYCGFHLTNEAFKRRMLSLDEIAKEAECLINMGHKRVLIEFGEDPDKNSIDYVCSAIKTIYGVKGKGGNSIRRVNVNIASTSVENYRRLEKEGIGTYQLFQETYHRDTYEKLHKGLKGDYDRQITAHDRAREAGLDDLGIGALFGLYDWRFETMALVAHAEYMESHLGVGPHTISVPRFCGGEGINYRPEYPVGDEEFLKLITILRIAVPYAGLILSTREPPDLRRRAFQMGISQASAASVCTPGGYAGKRSERKEQFEIQDDRPVDEVVRSVIDDGLLPSFCTACYRIGRTGKTFMDLAKSGDIHEFCRPNAILTFAEYLEDFGDERSKDRGGKIMAKFISRIISPKLKAETLKKLEEIKSGKRDLFF